A genome region from Desulfosoma caldarium includes the following:
- the nuoD gene encoding NADH dehydrogenase (quinone) subunit D → MSELTERLILNVGPQHPSTHGVLRVVVELDGEVIVRCTPDIGYLHRGIEKLMESKTYHQCLPLTDRIDYLAGSANNLGFVLAVEKLLGIEVPPRARYLRVIMAEMTRISSHLFWLATHAHDLGAMTPLFYTFREREQLMDLFEAVAGGRLFPCYFRIGGVARDVPDGWTEAVREFCRTFPEKMKDYETLLTKNPIWIRRTRGVGVLTVDEVLDYGLSGPVARGSGIAWDVRRADPYCGYDEFDFVVPVGENGDTYDRYLVRLEEMRQSARIIMQALDRLPAGDIAVQDPTIAYPPKADVFTKIESLIQHFLLVEDGIRPPQGEVFHHTEAPKGELGFYIVSDGTSRPFRVKVRTPSFVNLQVLSKMAEGRLLADLIALIGTIDIVLADVDR, encoded by the coding sequence ATGAGTGAACTGACCGAACGCTTGATCCTCAATGTGGGACCTCAGCATCCCAGCACCCATGGGGTGTTGCGCGTGGTGGTGGAACTGGACGGGGAGGTGATTGTGCGGTGCACGCCGGACATTGGGTATTTGCACCGCGGCATCGAAAAGCTCATGGAATCCAAGACCTACCACCAGTGCCTGCCATTGACGGACCGCATCGACTACCTGGCCGGATCGGCCAACAATTTGGGATTCGTGTTGGCCGTGGAAAAGCTCTTGGGTATTGAAGTGCCGCCGCGCGCTCGCTACCTGCGGGTCATTATGGCGGAGATGACGCGAATTTCCAGTCACCTGTTTTGGCTAGCCACCCACGCTCACGACCTGGGCGCCATGACCCCGCTCTTTTATACGTTTCGAGAGCGGGAGCAGCTCATGGATCTGTTTGAAGCGGTGGCGGGAGGGCGGCTGTTTCCCTGTTACTTTCGCATCGGCGGGGTGGCTCGGGATGTTCCCGACGGCTGGACAGAGGCCGTGCGAGAGTTTTGTCGCACGTTTCCCGAAAAGATGAAGGACTATGAAACCCTTTTGACCAAGAATCCCATTTGGATTCGGCGCACGCGAGGCGTCGGCGTGCTGACGGTGGATGAAGTCTTGGACTACGGGTTAAGCGGTCCGGTGGCTCGGGGTTCCGGTATCGCCTGGGATGTGCGTCGAGCGGATCCTTACTGCGGGTATGACGAATTCGATTTCGTGGTGCCTGTGGGAGAAAACGGGGACACTTACGATCGGTACCTGGTGCGGCTGGAAGAGATGCGCCAGAGCGCCCGCATCATCATGCAGGCCTTGGATCGTCTTCCGGCGGGGGACATCGCCGTCCAGGATCCCACCATCGCCTATCCGCCCAAGGCGGATGTGTTTACGAAAATCGAATCGCTCATTCAGCATTTTCTCTTGGTGGAAGATGGCATTCGGCCGCCTCAAGGGGAAGTGTTTCACCATACGGAAGCGCCTAAGGGAGAACTGGGGTTTTACATCGTCAGCGACGGCACCTCTCGACCTTTTCGCGTGAAGGTGCGCACGCCCAGTTTCGTCAATCTGCAGGTGCTCAGCAAAATGGCGGAAGGCAGGCTTCTGGCGGATCTCATCGCCCTCATCGGAACCATTGATATTGTGCTTGCGGACGTGGATCGATAG
- a CDS encoding NADH-quinone oxidoreductase subunit C encodes MSGEGLSRAYVEEVIEGLPAQAVRGRTCFRDQWTIDVGAEDLLAVMTELRNRWGFRYLIDLTAVDFYPQKPRFQVVYHLWCHAHHALLRVKTWAETDPPSVPSVSGLWTTADWHERECYDLLGIHFAGHPNLRRILLPETWEGHPLRKDYPTEGPDWDLD; translated from the coding sequence GTGAGCGGCGAAGGGCTGTCCAGGGCGTATGTGGAAGAGGTGATCGAAGGGTTGCCTGCACAGGCGGTGCGAGGCCGAACGTGTTTTCGGGATCAATGGACCATCGACGTGGGCGCCGAAGACCTTCTTGCGGTGATGACCGAACTTCGAAACCGGTGGGGATTTCGATACTTGATCGACCTGACCGCGGTGGATTTTTATCCGCAAAAGCCCCGATTTCAAGTGGTTTACCATCTGTGGTGCCATGCGCATCACGCTCTGCTTCGCGTCAAAACATGGGCGGAGACGGACCCGCCCAGTGTGCCGTCGGTAAGCGGGCTGTGGACCACCGCCGACTGGCATGAACGGGAATGCTACGACCTTTTGGGCATTCACTTTGCGGGCCATCCGAATCTACGAAGAATCCTGCTTCCCGAGACGTGGGAGGGGCATCCGTTGCGGAAGGACTATCCCACCGAGGGCCCCGACTGGGATTTGGACTAG
- a CDS encoding NADH-quinone oxidoreductase subunit B — MGLEQQIRSQILTSILEKFVNWARKSSVWPATFGLACCAIEMICTAANRFDIARFGMEAFRASPRQADLMIVAGTVTKKMLPAVVRIYEQMPEPKWVIAMGACACSGGIFRSYAVVQGIDRYLPVDVYVPGCPPRPEALLYGILKLHDKILKDPFLTRKEGPVVVNPEAAQSFRGVRA, encoded by the coding sequence ATGGGATTAGAGCAGCAGATCCGAAGCCAGATTCTCACCTCCATACTGGAAAAGTTCGTCAACTGGGCCCGCAAGTCTTCCGTGTGGCCGGCCACCTTTGGCTTGGCGTGCTGTGCCATAGAGATGATCTGCACGGCGGCCAATCGCTTTGACATCGCTCGGTTCGGCATGGAGGCCTTTCGAGCGTCCCCCAGGCAGGCGGATCTCATGATTGTGGCCGGCACGGTCACCAAGAAGATGTTGCCCGCGGTGGTGCGCATTTACGAGCAGATGCCGGAGCCCAAGTGGGTCATAGCCATGGGAGCCTGCGCCTGTTCGGGAGGCATCTTTCGCAGCTACGCCGTGGTGCAGGGCATTGATCGGTATCTTCCCGTGGACGTCTATGTTCCCGGATGCCCGCCCAGACCGGAAGCGCTCTTGTATGGCATTTTGAAACTTCACGACAAGATTCTTAAGGATCCTTTCCTTACCCGCAAGGAGGGCCCCGTGGTGGTGAATCCTGAGGCGGCGCAGTCTTTTCGGGGGGTGCGGGCGTGA
- a CDS encoding NADH-quinone oxidoreductase subunit A translates to MTAMYLPVLLYLVITMAVMGAIILVSKRIGTRKATRQKMMPYECGMDPIGTLEIHFPVKFYVLAMVFIIFDIETVFLYPWGVIFRDLGWFGFVEMLVFTVVLLIGLVYLYRKGALEWD, encoded by the coding sequence ATGACGGCGATGTACCTCCCGGTGCTGCTCTATCTTGTGATCACCATGGCTGTGATGGGCGCCATCATCCTTGTGTCCAAGCGCATTGGCACCCGCAAGGCCACGCGACAGAAGATGATGCCCTATGAGTGCGGCATGGATCCCATCGGGACTTTGGAAATCCATTTTCCCGTGAAATTCTACGTGCTGGCCATGGTCTTTATCATCTTCGACATTGAAACCGTGTTCCTCTACCCGTGGGGCGTTATTTTTCGAGATCTGGGGTGGTTTGGATTTGTGGAAATGCTTGTCTTCACTGTGGTTCTTCTGATCGGCCTGGTCTATTTGTACCGAAAGGGGGCTTTGGAATGGGATTAG
- the nuoF gene encoding NADH-quinone oxidoreductase subunit NuoF — protein MRRPAVFQNPSKDLSPSEVARIQEIIDRYRGTKGALLPLLSEVQVACGHWLPANVLAWIADEVDVHLSYLYGMATFYTMFSLEPRGQFIVRVCESPACHILGTQTVLEALREELDIDVGQTTPDGLFTLELSSCLGVCEVAPAMQINEVVFGNLTRQKIHEVIERYRRGDVVDYRKLPGSGGRVRTDWEIHRRAILLHGVGDIDPESLDDYLAIGGYEALRKAVLGMSPEQVVEEVKQSGLRGRGGAGFPTGMKWSFTLPLKAPEKYVICNADEGEPGTFKDRYIMEGNPHRLLEGLIIAGYAIGACKGFIYVRGEYALSMHRLRRAVEQARERGFLGQRILGSTFSFDVEIRSGAGAYVCGEETALIESIEGLRGNPRVKPPFPGVRGLWAMPTVVNNVETLANVPAIIKNGASWYRSFGTEDSPGVKLYQICGHVNAPQIVEAPLGLTLRELIEVYGGGMKDGIPFKMCQTGGASFGFFTAEHLDTVMDYASMQKKGGALGSGTMLVMNEKTCVVDVVRNIMHFFQHESCGFCTPCRRGTRVLYETLCRIAQGEGRESDLSLMVDLAQTMSATANCALAMSPIFFVRTTIERLKDEYLAHIVDKKCPLGVCSA, from the coding sequence ATGAGGCGTCCTGCGGTTTTCCAAAACCCTTCCAAAGACCTCAGTCCTTCCGAGGTTGCCCGAATTCAGGAGATCATTGATCGGTACCGTGGCACGAAAGGGGCTTTGCTTCCTCTGCTGAGCGAGGTGCAAGTGGCGTGCGGCCATTGGCTTCCAGCCAATGTGTTGGCGTGGATTGCCGACGAGGTGGACGTTCACTTGAGTTACCTCTACGGCATGGCCACCTTTTACACCATGTTCTCTTTGGAACCTCGAGGGCAGTTCATCGTTCGCGTGTGTGAATCCCCCGCCTGCCACATTCTAGGGACGCAAACGGTGCTGGAGGCACTGCGTGAGGAACTGGACATCGATGTGGGACAGACCACACCCGACGGCCTTTTCACGCTGGAGCTTTCTTCATGCCTTGGCGTGTGCGAAGTGGCTCCGGCCATGCAGATCAACGAAGTGGTGTTTGGCAACCTGACGCGCCAAAAAATTCATGAGGTCATTGAACGGTATCGGCGCGGCGATGTGGTGGATTACCGCAAGTTGCCCGGTTCCGGAGGGCGGGTGCGCACGGACTGGGAGATTCATCGCCGAGCTATTCTCCTGCATGGCGTGGGGGACATCGATCCGGAAAGCCTTGACGACTATTTGGCCATTGGAGGCTACGAGGCGTTGCGTAAGGCGGTCTTGGGCATGTCTCCGGAACAGGTGGTGGAGGAAGTCAAGCAATCGGGGCTTCGGGGCCGCGGCGGAGCCGGTTTTCCTACAGGCATGAAATGGTCCTTTACGCTGCCTTTGAAGGCGCCGGAAAAGTACGTCATCTGCAACGCGGACGAAGGGGAACCCGGCACGTTCAAAGATCGCTACATTATGGAAGGAAACCCTCACCGGCTCTTGGAAGGATTGATCATTGCCGGATATGCCATTGGGGCCTGCAAGGGTTTCATTTACGTGCGAGGCGAATACGCCCTGTCCATGCACCGGCTGCGTCGGGCGGTGGAGCAGGCGCGGGAGCGCGGATTTCTCGGGCAACGCATCTTGGGTTCAACGTTTTCCTTTGACGTGGAGATTCGATCCGGTGCCGGAGCCTATGTGTGCGGGGAAGAAACGGCGCTGATCGAATCCATTGAAGGGCTTCGAGGCAACCCGAGGGTCAAGCCGCCCTTTCCGGGGGTTCGAGGGCTGTGGGCTATGCCCACGGTGGTCAACAATGTGGAAACCCTGGCCAATGTGCCGGCCATCATCAAGAACGGCGCCTCCTGGTACCGGTCCTTTGGCACCGAAGATTCCCCGGGCGTCAAGCTCTATCAGATCTGCGGCCACGTGAATGCGCCGCAGATCGTGGAAGCACCCTTGGGGCTCACGCTGCGAGAACTTATTGAAGTCTACGGCGGCGGGATGAAGGACGGTATCCCGTTCAAAATGTGCCAAACGGGTGGGGCTTCCTTTGGCTTCTTTACGGCGGAACACCTGGATACGGTCATGGACTATGCATCCATGCAGAAAAAAGGCGGCGCCTTGGGTTCCGGCACCATGTTGGTCATGAACGAAAAGACCTGTGTGGTGGATGTGGTGCGCAATATCATGCACTTTTTCCAGCATGAATCCTGCGGATTTTGCACGCCGTGTCGGCGGGGCACGCGCGTGCTCTATGAAACCCTGTGCCGCATCGCGCAAGGGGAAGGGCGTGAATCCGATCTGTCCCTAATGGTCGACCTGGCCCAGACCATGTCGGCCACGGCCAACTGTGCCTTGGCCATGTCCCCCATCTTTTTTGTTCGCACCACCATTGAACGGCTCAAAGACGAATACCTGGCCCATATTGTGGACAAGAAATGCCCCTTGGGCGTGTGCTCTGCATGA
- a CDS encoding NUDIX hydrolase, producing MEPRAVEPLEAMEERLRTLASLHANHFSAHLDAVRLRTGRMTERIRMEHPEAAAVLAFTDPECTQILMVRQWRYAIGRETLEIPAGKLDPGESAEDGARRELLEETGYRASVLVPIFRYHPAIGYSDEVIAIFAASGLRREKALGDEDEISRVEILSVDQVMHSLHEGTITDGKTVIALCLYQSLKARGALTLFHGAP from the coding sequence ATGGAACCTCGAGCGGTGGAGCCTTTGGAAGCCATGGAAGAACGCCTTCGCACATTGGCCAGCCTTCATGCCAATCATTTCAGTGCTCATCTGGACGCGGTGCGGCTGCGCACGGGAAGGATGACGGAACGCATTCGCATGGAACATCCCGAAGCGGCAGCGGTTTTAGCCTTTACCGATCCCGAGTGCACGCAGATACTCATGGTGCGCCAGTGGCGCTACGCCATCGGGCGAGAAACGTTGGAAATCCCTGCGGGAAAGCTGGATCCTGGAGAATCGGCGGAAGACGGCGCCCGCCGCGAGCTTCTCGAGGAGACGGGCTATCGGGCGTCCGTTCTGGTGCCCATTTTTCGATACCATCCGGCCATCGGATATTCGGACGAAGTCATCGCCATTTTTGCGGCCTCGGGATTGAGGCGGGAAAAAGCGCTCGGAGACGAAGATGAGATTTCCCGTGTGGAAATTCTTTCGGTGGATCAAGTCATGCACAGCCTCCATGAAGGCACCATCACGGACGGCAAGACGGTCATCGCCCTGTGCCTTTATCAAAGTTTGAAGGCCCGTGGCGCCTTGACCTTGTTCCACGGCGCACCTTGA
- a CDS encoding GreA/GreB family elongation factor yields the protein MEKVPITRQGFRKLYAQLIYLRRVVRPRVLEELQEARLYGVKIDNQQYLLAREQHRMLQREIDDLQAKISQCEIVVGGKFLVRRVTFGARIAVLNMDTGQVYHFQMVGPFESDVRNGKLSIDSPVGRGLMGRNPGEEITVLTPAGERTYRILHVDF from the coding sequence ATGGAAAAGGTTCCCATCACACGCCAAGGCTTTCGAAAACTTTACGCCCAGCTGATCTATCTGAGGCGTGTGGTTCGACCGCGTGTGCTGGAAGAACTGCAAGAAGCCCGCCTATATGGCGTCAAGATCGACAACCAACAATACCTCTTGGCTCGGGAACAGCACCGCATGCTGCAAAGAGAGATCGACGATCTGCAGGCCAAGATTTCCCAGTGTGAAATCGTTGTCGGTGGAAAATTTCTTGTGCGGCGCGTGACCTTTGGTGCCCGCATCGCCGTCTTGAACATGGATACGGGCCAGGTTTATCACTTTCAAATGGTTGGTCCTTTTGAATCGGATGTGCGCAACGGCAAGCTTTCCATCGACTCTCCCGTCGGCCGCGGCCTCATGGGTCGAAACCCCGGAGAAGAAATCACGGTGCTCACTCCCGCCGGCGAACGCACCTACCGCATCCTTCACGTAGATTTTTAA
- a CDS encoding RtcB family protein, with protein MSVKDRLRLERIDGWRWKIPRTGAMRTDGIIYAAEKMLDAIRQDQAMDQVANVACLPGIVGYSMAMPDVHWGYGFPIGGVAAFSVDEGIVSPGGVGYDINCGVRLMTSHLQALELGAEKIRDLVTALFRNIPSGVGSSRKDFKLSEAELDGVLLKGAQWAVSKGFGDALDLERIEEGGCIPWADPAQVSAKARARGRSQLGTLGSGNHFVEIGVVEEIYEPKTAEVFGLFQGQLTVFVHTGSRGLGHQVCDDFIRVLLKSTQKYGIDLPDKQLCCAPVASLEGQSYLGAMGAAANFAFANRQMISHWVRETFEQFFGQSSERLGLSLLYDVCHNMAKIEEHVWQGQRRKLCVHRKGATRAFSAGHEAIPEAYRSVGQPVLIPGDMGRYSYVLVGTDRAMEDTFGSTCHGAGRVLSRHQAVKSAKGRSIVKEMEDRGVFVLGASKATLVEEMPEAYKDVSDVVEVVAQAGISRPVAKLRPLGVMKG; from the coding sequence ATGAGTGTGAAGGATCGTCTCAGATTGGAAAGAATTGACGGGTGGCGCTGGAAGATTCCTCGCACCGGCGCCATGCGCACGGATGGCATCATCTACGCGGCAGAAAAAATGCTGGACGCCATTCGTCAGGATCAGGCCATGGATCAGGTGGCCAATGTGGCTTGTCTGCCAGGCATTGTGGGCTATTCCATGGCCATGCCGGACGTTCATTGGGGTTACGGCTTTCCCATTGGCGGCGTTGCCGCCTTTTCGGTGGACGAAGGCATTGTGTCTCCGGGTGGCGTGGGCTACGACATCAACTGCGGTGTGCGCCTCATGACCAGCCACCTGCAGGCTCTGGAGTTGGGTGCCGAGAAGATACGCGATCTGGTCACAGCCCTGTTTCGGAACATTCCTTCCGGCGTGGGATCCTCACGCAAGGATTTCAAACTGAGCGAAGCCGAACTGGACGGCGTGCTTCTCAAAGGTGCGCAATGGGCCGTCTCTAAAGGGTTTGGCGACGCCCTTGATTTGGAACGCATTGAAGAAGGCGGATGCATTCCCTGGGCCGATCCCGCCCAGGTTTCTGCCAAGGCCAGAGCTCGGGGGCGATCACAGCTGGGAACCTTGGGCTCGGGCAATCATTTTGTGGAAATCGGCGTGGTGGAAGAGATCTACGAGCCGAAAACGGCCGAGGTTTTTGGACTGTTTCAAGGGCAACTGACGGTTTTTGTGCACACCGGCTCTCGAGGTCTAGGCCACCAGGTGTGTGACGATTTTATTCGCGTCTTGCTCAAGAGCACTCAAAAGTACGGCATTGATCTTCCCGATAAACAACTGTGCTGCGCTCCGGTGGCTTCCCTCGAAGGGCAAAGTTACTTGGGCGCCATGGGTGCGGCGGCCAATTTCGCCTTTGCTAATCGACAGATGATCAGCCATTGGGTGCGGGAAACCTTTGAACAGTTCTTCGGCCAATCTTCCGAACGCCTGGGGCTGAGCTTGCTCTATGACGTGTGCCACAATATGGCAAAGATCGAAGAACACGTTTGGCAAGGGCAGCGCCGCAAGCTTTGCGTGCATCGAAAAGGGGCCACGCGAGCCTTTTCGGCAGGTCATGAAGCGATTCCGGAGGCCTACCGATCCGTGGGGCAACCCGTGCTCATTCCCGGTGACATGGGGCGCTACAGTTATGTTTTGGTGGGGACGGATCGGGCCATGGAGGACACCTTTGGCAGCACATGCCACGGTGCCGGCCGAGTGCTCAGCCGTCACCAGGCGGTCAAGAGCGCCAAAGGCCGCAGCATTGTAAAGGAAATGGAAGATCGAGGTGTTTTCGTGCTCGGCGCCAGCAAGGCCACCCTGGTGGAAGAGATGCCCGAGGCGTACAAGGACGTGAGTGATGTGGTGGAAGTGGTGGCCCAGGCGGGCATCAGTCGCCCCGTGGCCAAGCTGCGCCCCCTCGGCGTCATGAAAGGATAA
- a CDS encoding archease, whose product MSWYEGEAMDQGWYEIIHHTADVGLRVHGPHLRHVFEKAALGFYDLMAGLTAIEERQVRHVHVEAEALDELLVRWLSELLYLFDVENFLGKKVAVVLEPSWHVKATVHGEVFDPQRHELKLLYKAVTYHMASVEFRNGFWTAQVIFDI is encoded by the coding sequence ATGAGCTGGTACGAAGGCGAAGCCATGGACCAGGGGTGGTACGAAATTATCCATCACACGGCCGATGTGGGCCTTCGCGTGCATGGGCCGCACCTGAGGCACGTCTTTGAAAAGGCCGCACTGGGATTCTACGACCTCATGGCGGGTCTGACGGCCATTGAAGAGCGCCAGGTTCGCCATGTGCACGTGGAGGCCGAAGCCTTGGATGAGCTTCTGGTGCGCTGGCTTTCCGAACTGCTCTATCTCTTTGACGTGGAAAATTTTTTGGGCAAGAAGGTGGCCGTGGTGCTGGAGCCTTCATGGCATGTGAAAGCGACCGTGCACGGAGAGGTTTTTGATCCACAACGCCATGAATTGAAACTGCTCTATAAGGCCGTCACCTACCACATGGCTTCCGTGGAATTTCGTAACGGGTTCTGGACGGCTCAAGTCATTTTCGACATTTAA
- a CDS encoding ribosome maturation factor RimP, whose product MNGKVEATRAVVQKIWDLTAPLVTAEGMELIEVEYRRESQGWVLRLFVDRDDGVSVEDCASVSRMVSDLLDVEDPIPGPYHLEVSSPGLNRPLRRWEHFQRQIGNVISVRTRLPIESRKNFKGTLVAAHPEGIRMECDGTFFDIPLNAVERARLRYFESSQRTPKPMRSD is encoded by the coding sequence ATGAACGGAAAAGTAGAGGCGACTCGAGCGGTTGTGCAAAAAATTTGGGATCTCACCGCGCCGTTGGTCACGGCGGAAGGAATGGAGCTCATTGAGGTGGAGTACCGCAGGGAAAGTCAAGGCTGGGTGCTGCGCCTTTTTGTGGACCGTGACGATGGCGTCAGCGTGGAAGACTGCGCGTCGGTCAGCCGCATGGTGAGCGACCTCTTGGACGTGGAGGACCCCATTCCTGGGCCATACCATCTGGAGGTGTCTTCCCCGGGGCTGAACCGACCGCTTCGACGCTGGGAACATTTTCAGCGCCAGATCGGCAATGTGATTTCCGTGCGCACGCGCCTTCCCATTGAATCTCGAAAGAATTTCAAGGGCACCCTGGTGGCGGCCCATCCGGAAGGCATTCGCATGGAATGTGACGGAACATTCTTTGACATTCCTTTGAATGCCGTGGAAAGAGCCCGTTTGCGCTACTTCGAGTCATCTCAAAGGACGCCAAAGCCGATGCGGAGCGATTGA
- the nusA gene encoding transcription termination factor NusA, with the protein MASELKRLIDQVSREKGIDRAVLIDTLVEAVKSAIKKRYGSKVDVEVSYSDEFGEMEAFTFKEVVEDVKDPEKQISLEEARSLDPESEIGDELGIRMDTDTLGRIAAQSAKQVIIQKMKDAEREATYEEYKDRKREIVTGIVQKVDRSGIIVNLGRAEAILPVKEQIPREVYRQGDRIRAYILDVKKISKGPQIVLSRTHPDFLIQLFRIEVPEVSDGTVSILAAAREPGSRAKIAVVSKDPDVDPVGACVGMKGSRVQAVVQELRGEKIDIVPWNLDPAKFVVNALAPAIINKVIIDQTNRSMEVIVPDDQLSLAIGRRGQNVRLASRITGWHIDVKSESRYERQKQAGYQALLHIDTLSEEMADKLYEAGITSLSDFCEAGLDELESLTGLSPSALEAMQAQAQTLLATSGELEADEMNQHEAENNAEDEGETQESESEERAEPVE; encoded by the coding sequence ATGGCCAGCGAATTGAAGCGGTTGATCGATCAAGTGAGTCGAGAAAAGGGGATCGACCGCGCCGTGTTGATTGACACCTTGGTCGAAGCGGTCAAGTCGGCCATCAAGAAACGATACGGATCCAAAGTAGATGTGGAGGTTTCCTACAGTGACGAGTTCGGCGAAATGGAAGCCTTCACGTTCAAGGAAGTGGTGGAAGACGTCAAGGATCCGGAAAAGCAGATTTCCCTTGAGGAGGCTCGAAGTCTGGACCCGGAATCGGAAATTGGCGATGAACTGGGTATTCGCATGGACACGGACACTCTGGGCCGCATTGCCGCCCAATCGGCCAAGCAGGTCATTATTCAGAAGATGAAGGATGCCGAAAGGGAAGCCACCTACGAGGAGTACAAGGATCGAAAGCGTGAAATCGTCACCGGCATCGTCCAGAAGGTGGACCGTTCCGGCATCATCGTCAACTTGGGCCGCGCCGAAGCCATTCTTCCGGTCAAGGAACAAATTCCTCGGGAAGTATACCGCCAGGGAGATCGCATTCGAGCCTACATTCTGGATGTGAAAAAGATCAGCAAGGGGCCTCAGATTGTTTTGAGCCGCACCCATCCCGATTTTTTAATTCAACTTTTTCGCATTGAGGTGCCCGAGGTCAGTGATGGCACGGTGAGCATATTGGCGGCGGCACGCGAGCCTGGATCCCGTGCCAAAATCGCCGTGGTGTCCAAGGACCCGGACGTGGACCCTGTGGGGGCCTGTGTGGGTATGAAGGGATCTCGTGTCCAGGCGGTGGTTCAGGAATTGCGTGGCGAAAAGATTGATATCGTGCCATGGAACCTTGATCCGGCCAAGTTCGTGGTCAATGCCTTGGCTCCGGCCATCATCAACAAGGTCATCATTGACCAAACGAATCGAAGCATGGAAGTCATTGTGCCCGACGATCAGCTGTCTCTGGCCATTGGCCGCCGAGGTCAAAATGTGCGCTTGGCTTCGCGTATTACGGGCTGGCATATTGACGTGAAAAGTGAATCCCGCTATGAACGGCAAAAGCAAGCTGGCTATCAGGCACTGCTGCACATCGATACCCTTAGCGAGGAAATGGCCGATAAGCTTTACGAAGCGGGCATTACGTCCTTGAGCGATTTTTGTGAGGCGGGGCTCGATGAGTTGGAATCCCTGACCGGCCTCTCTCCATCGGCCCTGGAAGCCATGCAGGCACAGGCTCAAACCTTGCTTGCAACCAGTGGAGAATTGGAGGCCGACGAGATGAACCAACACGAGGCAGAAAACAACGCTGAGGACGAGGGGGAGACGCAAGAGTCCGAATCCGAGGAGCGCGCAGAGCCGGTGGAATAA
- a CDS encoding YlxR family protein — MRGRGHTPYRTCIVCRTKRPKRDLVRLVLDAQRLVVPDLRQRLPGRGAYVCPMCLNGVSKSKALSRAFRGRLQGVSPSLMGGISHLHKGLTGCVNTEDHSLCVRKTTTRPRPESGDTAVEEF, encoded by the coding sequence ATGCGAGGACGGGGGCACACACCTTATCGGACCTGTATCGTGTGTCGAACCAAACGCCCAAAGCGGGACCTTGTGCGGCTCGTGCTGGATGCACAGCGCCTCGTGGTTCCTGACCTGCGGCAGCGTTTACCGGGACGTGGCGCGTACGTGTGCCCGATGTGTCTCAATGGCGTCTCCAAGAGCAAAGCGCTCTCTCGAGCCTTTCGAGGTCGGCTTCAGGGGGTGTCACCCTCTTTGATGGGGGGAATATCTCACCTGCACAAGGGATTGACGGGCTGCGTGAACACGGAGGATCATTCACTATGTGTGCGTAAGACCACAACACGTCCGCGGCCTGAGTCCGGGGACACGGCTGTTGAAGAATTCTAG